A window of Mangifera indica cultivar Alphonso chromosome 11, CATAS_Mindica_2.1, whole genome shotgun sequence contains these coding sequences:
- the LOC123229296 gene encoding pentatricopeptide repeat-containing protein At1g12300, mitochondrial-like: MIHMHPTPAMSSFSILFSALVKKKHFDQLLVMYTRFISAGLLPDFFILNILIDCLSKMARDSDGFVVLGSIFRRGFYPNALTFSNLINGLCMAGKIKAIEFFRKMVSVGCGQDVVTVGTLITGLCRTGNVTVALQLFEEMNNGNGEFGVICKPNIVCYTTIIDGLCKYGLVDKAKKLFSEMKTKGINPNVITYTTLIYGLCNTSNWEEAKTLFIEMLEEGVKPNVVTFSVVIDKLCINGKMDEANGLFQLMINRGVCPNTITYSTLLSGFCSAGQIDDARRLFDSMAK, encoded by the coding sequence atgattcatatgCACCCAACTCCTGCTATGTCTTCCTTCagtattttgttttctgcacttgttaagaaaaaacattttgatcaaCTTCTTGTGATGTACACGAGATTCATTTCAGCTGGGTTGTTGCcggatttctttattttgaatattttaattgattgcttAAGCAAAATGGCACGCGATTCTGATGGTTTTGTAGTTCTTGGGAGTATTTTTAGGAGGGGTTTTTACCCAAACGCTTTGACTTTTAGCAATCTGATTAATGGTCTTTGTATGGCGGGCAAGATTAAGGccattgaattttttaggaaaatggTTTCGGTTGGTTGTGGACAGGATGTGGTTACAGTTGGGACTTTGATTACTGGGTTGTGTAGAACTGGTAATGTCACTGTTGCCCTtcagttgtttgaagaaatgaataacGGGAATGGTGAATTTGGTGTCATTTGTAAGCCTAATATTGTTTGTTATACTACAATTATTGATGGTCTTTGCAAATATGGGTTAGTAGACAAGGCAAAGAAACTGTTTTCAGAAATGAAGACCAAGGGCATTAATCCAAACGTGATTACTTACACCACTCTAATTTATGGTTTGTGTAATACATCTAATTGGGAGGAGGCTAAAACTTTGTTTATAGAGATGTTGGAGGAAGGTGTAAAACCTAATGTGGTGACATTTAGCGTGGTAATTGATAAGCTCTGTATCAATGGAAAGATGGACGAAGCCAATGGGTTGTTCCAACTAATGATTAATAGAGGTGTTTGTCCCAACACAATAACTTATAGCACACTTTTGAGTGGTTTTTGCTCGGCAGGTCAAATTGATGATGCTAGAAGGCTATTTGATTCCATGGCAA